The following proteins are encoded in a genomic region of Acidobacteriota bacterium:
- a CDS encoding DUF418 domain-containing protein, translating to MDTTPDPAAVPQPALELPEESSAPLTDPIAPISLTERVLTIDVLRGLALFGILAANMRGFAAPAVVYFDPRRFWTAMPDRLAQAFIDTFIQGKFITIFALLFGIGFAVQLERSRARGARFGGRYIRRLLILIGFGLVHGLFIWWGDILVPYALTGLFLLFFRNAKDRTIFFWAVPLYFVPLLITLLGGIFIIATGFEVPDPAGDPEVIAQAMNAYALGSLGEIQAQRVSEVFGQNWNYLPILFSQLLALFLAGMWTWRKRLLTPPPEKLGRYRTVMIWCLVLGVAGNVAATLIRWFDPAPPFPPSPLGLVAFVIQYFSVPLLSAGYIIAIILLCQSRVWRRRFASGAAIGRTALSNYIGQAVIGTAIFYSWGLGLYGTLGPAWFLPMTIAIFALEAWLSSLWLRRFRFGPLEWIWRSLTYMRFQPMVRKEE from the coding sequence GTGGACACGACGCCCGATCCAGCTGCCGTCCCGCAACCCGCCCTCGAGCTTCCCGAGGAGTCGAGCGCTCCGCTGACCGATCCGATCGCTCCGATCTCGCTCACCGAGCGGGTTCTGACGATCGACGTCCTTCGCGGACTCGCGCTTTTCGGCATACTCGCCGCGAACATGCGCGGATTCGCCGCTCCCGCCGTCGTCTACTTCGACCCGCGCCGCTTCTGGACGGCAATGCCGGACCGGCTGGCGCAGGCGTTCATCGATACGTTCATCCAGGGGAAATTCATCACGATTTTCGCTCTCCTCTTCGGAATCGGCTTCGCGGTTCAGCTCGAGCGGAGCCGAGCCCGCGGCGCGCGGTTCGGCGGCCGCTACATTCGACGGCTGCTGATCCTCATCGGCTTCGGGCTCGTTCACGGGCTCTTCATCTGGTGGGGCGACATCCTGGTTCCCTACGCGCTGACGGGCCTCTTTCTTCTCTTCTTTCGGAACGCGAAGGACCGGACGATTTTCTTCTGGGCCGTGCCGCTCTACTTCGTGCCGCTCCTCATCACCCTGCTCGGCGGGATCTTCATCATCGCAACCGGGTTCGAGGTCCCCGATCCCGCGGGCGACCCCGAAGTCATCGCCCAGGCCATGAATGCCTATGCCCTCGGAAGCCTCGGTGAGATCCAGGCGCAGCGCGTCAGTGAGGTCTTCGGGCAGAACTGGAACTACCTGCCGATCCTTTTCTCACAGTTGCTCGCACTGTTTCTCGCTGGTATGTGGACATGGAGAAAGCGGCTGCTCACACCGCCTCCGGAAAAGCTCGGACGCTACCGGACCGTCATGATCTGGTGTCTCGTGCTCGGCGTTGCGGGAAACGTCGCGGCCACGCTGATCCGATGGTTCGATCCCGCCCCTCCCTTTCCTCCATCGCCACTCGGTCTCGTCGCGTTCGTAATCCAGTACTTCAGCGTTCCCCTTCTCAGCGCGGGTTACATCATTGCGATCATCCTTCTCTGCCAGTCCCGGGTCTGGCGGCGTCGTTTCGCGTCCGGAGCGGCAATCGGCAGGACCGCGCTGAGCAACTACATCGGTCAGGCGGTCATCGGCACGGCGATCTTCTACAGCTGGGGCCTCGGGCTTTACGGAACGCTCGGACCCGCTTGGTTTCTCCCGATGACGATCGCCATCTTTGCGCTCGAAGCGTGGCTGAGCTCGCTGTGGTTGCGGCGGTTCCG
- a CDS encoding isoprenylcysteine carboxylmethyltransferase family protein encodes MKRLELAVHPPIIFMACATIMILAERFMPGLAIGIPFRHHIAAALALVAIAVASLALLQFTRSRTTIDPRRPEEASLLVVGGIYRLSRNPMYLALLIALTALAVLLDNWISLAIVPLLPVWLTRFQIVPEERILSSRFGAEFEKYRARTRRWL; translated from the coding sequence ATGAAGCGGCTCGAGCTCGCCGTTCATCCGCCGATCATCTTTATGGCATGCGCAACGATCATGATCCTCGCAGAACGTTTCATGCCCGGTCTTGCGATCGGGATTCCGTTCCGTCATCACATTGCGGCTGCGCTGGCTCTCGTGGCAATCGCCGTCGCCTCCCTCGCTCTTCTCCAGTTCACGAGGTCCCGGACGACGATCGATCCGAGACGTCCGGAGGAGGCCTCGTTGCTCGTCGTCGGCGGAATCTACCGGTTGAGCAGAAACCCGATGTACCTCGCTCTTCTGATCGCGCTCACGGCGTTGGCCGTCTTGCTCGACAACTGGATCAGCCTCGCGATCGTGCCGCTGTTGCCGGTCTGGCTCACCCGCTTTCAGATCGTGCCGGAGGAGCGGATTCTTTCATCCCGATTCGGCGCCGAATTCGAGAAGTATCGAGCCCGGACCCGACGATGGCTGTGA
- a CDS encoding PIN domain-containing protein — protein sequence MIGVDTNILVYAHRADSPWHQPASAMIASLAEGSENWAIPWPVVHEFLAIVTHPRIYDPPTPTDRAISQLEAWMEAPRIRLIGEDSGYWPHLRDVVAGARIAGPAIHDARIAAICIRWNLRELWTADRDFSRFRDLKVRNPLVDSVQDSR from the coding sequence GTGATCGGCGTCGACACGAACATTCTCGTCTACGCGCACCGAGCCGACTCCCCATGGCATCAGCCCGCTTCAGCGATGATCGCGAGTCTGGCGGAAGGATCCGAGAACTGGGCGATTCCCTGGCCCGTGGTTCACGAGTTCCTGGCCATCGTCACACATCCCCGCATCTACGATCCGCCGACTCCGACCGACCGGGCAATCTCCCAGCTGGAGGCGTGGATGGAGGCCCCTCGGATTCGACTCATCGGTGAAGACTCTGGGTACTGGCCGCATCTTCGTGACGTCGTGGCAGGAGCGCGGATCGCGGGGCCGGCCATTCATGACGCTCGCATTGCCGCGATCTGCATCCGCTGGAACCTTCGCGAGCTCTGGACGGCGGATCGGGACTTCTCGCGATTTCGCGATCTCAAGGTGAGAAATCCCCTGGTCGACTCCGTCCAGGACTCTCGCTGA
- a CDS encoding class I SAM-dependent methyltransferase gives MSSLDDLARYHAALRSIDPGNTNDQLLSLTAASQYRFLHDLTLRLVPAGSRVLDWGCGRGHFSYWLLRAGYRVTAYSLEDPPEIFASLEPNLASRLEFVRGSLDSPTDLPFESESFDAVFSVGVLEHVRETGGNEPDALLEIRRILRSGGLFIACHFPNRMSLNEAVSRLLHREPDEEGEFHYHRHRYTREDIRRLVANAGLDLLETHRHGFLPRNSWNRLPRSFHRSKSLTRIVDSADAVLTRLFTPLAQNHWFMARKR, from the coding sequence ATGTCCTCACTCGATGATCTCGCCCGCTACCACGCGGCGCTCCGCTCGATCGATCCCGGCAACACCAATGATCAGCTCCTCTCGCTTACCGCCGCGAGCCAGTATCGTTTTCTGCACGATCTCACGCTCAGGCTCGTTCCGGCCGGATCGCGCGTTCTCGACTGGGGCTGCGGCCGCGGACACTTTTCGTACTGGCTCCTCCGCGCCGGATACAGGGTCACGGCGTACTCGCTCGAGGACCCTCCCGAGATCTTCGCCTCACTCGAGCCGAATCTTGCTTCACGTCTCGAATTCGTACGAGGAAGCCTCGATTCTCCCACCGATCTCCCGTTCGAGAGCGAGTCGTTCGACGCCGTCTTCAGCGTCGGGGTTCTCGAGCACGTGCGTGAAACGGGCGGGAACGAGCCGGATGCCCTTCTCGAGATCCGGCGGATTCTTCGATCCGGCGGGCTCTTCATCGCCTGCCATTTTCCCAACCGGATGAGTCTCAACGAAGCGGTCAGTCGACTCCTTCATCGCGAGCCGGACGAAGAGGGGGAGTTTCACTATCACCGGCATCGCTACACACGTGAGGACATACGGCGACTCGTGGCGAACGCCGGTCTCGACCTGCTCGAGACCCATCGCCATGGTTTCCTTCCGAGAAATTCGTGGAACCGCCTGCCTCGGAGCTTTCACCGGTCGAAGTCGCTGACTCGGATCGTCGACAGCGCCGATGCTGTCCTCACCCGTCTTTTCACTCCGCTGGCCCAGAATCATTGGTTCATGGCCAGGAAACGATGA